A region of Maridesulfovibrio sp. DNA encodes the following proteins:
- a CDS encoding dihydrodipicolinate synthase family protein, translating to MVARTSFINSVEGPVFPILTPFTASGDIDFNAVENYVDFLIRSGAQTLMVTIGTSRFNLLSEQEMLDMNACVVNAAEGKATTIVTTPPLGSLRTSISFAQHAERIGADAILGVYPERYYGDDSVTEFFSEMCKSTSTGVMIHLKKMDRGAGRFPEVIPYSMDILENLYSYDNFVGMKEECNLPDMTQKYNDKFKDKILIIGGAGGMNSYLKAFNWGQPAYLVGIGSFLPKIEIEFFNHLKEGATDKAQDIVLNYEKPFFTEAVKLGWHLALKEALCQHGLMHSYERAPLNQLDSDSKNIIKRILAENNYVSSN from the coding sequence ATGGTTGCTCGCACTTCTTTTATTAATTCGGTAGAAGGACCGGTTTTTCCGATTCTGACCCCCTTCACCGCCAGCGGCGATATTGATTTCAATGCTGTCGAAAATTATGTGGATTTTTTGATTCGATCCGGTGCACAAACTTTGATGGTCACCATTGGTACAAGCCGGTTCAATCTCCTTTCAGAACAGGAAATGCTGGATATGAATGCCTGTGTTGTAAATGCCGCTGAAGGAAAAGCAACCACAATTGTCACAACACCTCCTCTTGGCTCACTGAGAACATCCATTTCATTTGCCCAGCATGCAGAAAGGATTGGGGCCGATGCGATATTAGGCGTCTACCCGGAAAGATATTACGGAGATGACAGCGTCACTGAGTTCTTTTCGGAAATGTGCAAAAGCACATCAACCGGAGTGATGATCCATCTGAAAAAAATGGACCGTGGAGCCGGAAGATTCCCGGAAGTCATACCTTACAGCATGGATATTCTCGAAAATTTATATAGTTACGATAACTTTGTCGGAATGAAGGAAGAGTGCAACCTCCCGGATATGACCCAAAAATACAACGATAAATTTAAAGATAAAATTCTTATTATCGGTGGAGCCGGAGGCATGAACTCTTATCTGAAAGCCTTCAACTGGGGACAGCCGGCATACCTTGTGGGTATAGGCAGTTTTCTCCCGAAAATTGAAATAGAGTTTTTTAATCACTTAAAAGAAGGTGCTACTGATAAGGCTCAGGACATTGTTCTTAATTATGAAAAACCTTTTTTTACTGAAGCAGTTAAACTAGGATGGCACTTAGCGCTTAAGGAAGCCTTGTGTCAGCATGGACTCATGCATTCTTACGAACGGGCCCCTTTGAACCAGCTTGATTCTGATTCTAAAAATATAATTAAAAGAATTTTGGCAGAAAATAATTATGTATCCTCAAATTAG
- a CDS encoding acylneuraminate cytidylyltransferase family protein, whose amino-acid sequence MNKSVCLIPARGGSKRLPRKNARKLAGHPLVAYTIMAATESGCFDSVVVSSDDKEILDIAAQYGAQIDVRPEYLAGDTIKATQVLDEFLKRPENQEKWDSICMCLPTCPLRTAQHLIDAMNIFKANKSEIPFLVGVTKYEFPPQLAMTLNEEGTVVTPNSPAAYLNTRSQDNTPTYHPNGSVYLATTEAYLEKSTFFAEKMLAHILPAEASLDIDYEYQLDIIEGFLNHKKQGELN is encoded by the coding sequence ATGAATAAATCAGTTTGCTTGATTCCGGCTAGAGGAGGGTCAAAACGCCTTCCGCGCAAAAATGCACGAAAACTGGCAGGCCATCCTCTCGTCGCTTACACAATTATGGCTGCTACCGAAAGCGGTTGCTTTGATAGTGTCGTAGTTTCATCCGACGATAAAGAAATTCTGGATATTGCCGCTCAATATGGGGCGCAGATCGATGTTCGTCCTGAATATCTTGCTGGGGATACGATTAAAGCCACTCAGGTTCTCGATGAATTTTTGAAACGACCGGAAAATCAGGAAAAATGGGATAGCATATGCATGTGTCTCCCCACATGCCCGCTAAGAACGGCGCAACATCTGATAGACGCTATGAATATTTTCAAAGCCAATAAAAGCGAAATACCGTTTCTGGTGGGAGTAACCAAATATGAATTTCCACCGCAACTGGCAATGACCTTAAATGAAGAAGGGACAGTGGTAACGCCCAACTCTCCTGCTGCGTATTTGAATACACGTAGTCAGGACAATACCCCGACTTATCATCCTAATGGATCAGTATACCTCGCCACAACAGAGGCTTATCTGGAAAAATCAACTTTTTTCGCTGAAAAAATGCTGGCACATATTTTACCTGCTGAAGCATCTCTCGACATAGACTATGAATACCAGCTGGATATTATAGAGGGTTTTCTCAACCATAAAAAACAAGGGGAGTTAAACTAA